Genomic DNA from Streptomyces venezuelae:
CCCCGCCCTTCCACCTTGCACATATGACTGCTAGACACATGCCGATTCGGCACGTACGGACGTACGGAGGATGGCATGCGCCACGGCCTGGACGGGAAAGTCGTGCTCATCACCGGGGCGGGCCGCGGGCAGGGCGCCGCGGAGGCGCGGCTCTTCGCGGCGGCCGGGGCACGGGTCGTGGTGACGGACGTACGGAAGGACGAGGGCCGCGAAGTCGCCGGATCCCTGGGCGGGCGGGGGCTGTTCGTACGTCATGACGTCGCCGACGCGGAGAGCTGGGCCTCGGCCGTGGCGGAGGCGCTCGGCGCGTTCGGGCGGCTCGACGTGCTGGTGAACAACGCGGCGCTGTGGCGGACGGCGTCCGTGGAGGACGAGACGTACGGAAACTTCGAGGCGCTGCTCCGGGTCAACCTCCTGGGGCCGTTCCTGGGCATCCAGGCGGTGCTGCCCGCACTGAAGGAGGCGGGCGGCGGGTCGGTCGTGAACGTGTCGTCGACGGCGGGGCTGGTCGGCGTCCCGGGGCACGCGGCGTACGGGTCGACGAAGTTCGGGCTGCGGGGGCTGACCCGCTCCGCGGCGCTGGACCTGGCGAAGTACCGGGTGCGGGTCAACTCGGTGCATCCGGGGGCGGTCGACACCCCGATGATCTCCGCTGCCTCCGCCGGGCGGGACTGGTCGCACCTGCCGCTGGGCAGGATGGGCCGCCCGGAGGAGGTCGGGGAGCTGGTGCTGTTCCTGGCGTCGGACGCGTCGTCGTACGTCACCGGGGCGGAGTTCACCGTGGACGGCGGCTCGACGACGGGGTGAGGCCGCTGTGTGCCCTAATGCCGGCCGGTGAGGAACACCGAGCGCAGCTTGAGGCGGTCGGAGGCGGGGTTGCCGTGCGGGCGGAGCGTCCAGGAGTCGCCGGTGCAGTCCGGCTCGGTGAACACCATGGCCCACTCGTCGGTGTCGTTGTGCGGGGCGAACGCGGGCTCGGAGAAGTCCGGGGCGGCGACCTCGGGCAGGGGGACGCAGCCGGGGCTCGTCGGGTCGTGGAGGGTGACCGACCGCGCGTGTCCGTCGAGGCCGGTGAACTTGTAGGAGAAGGCGCCGGTGGCGGCGTTCGCGGAGGTCGGCAGGGTGACGACGAGGGTGAACGCGCCGAGGGCGGCGGCGAGGGTGTGGCGGAGGCGCATGGATTCCGTTTCGGTGCGGGCGCCGGACCGGAACGCCCGGCACCAGGGGTGACTGGACCCCCGGGGAGGTGGACGGGCCCGGCACCGCCCTCCCCGCCCGCCGGGCCGCGCATGCGCGGTGTCACCCGTGCGAGGCAGCCGGATCGATCCTTCGCCCGCCGGATGGACTACCGCGCGCGAGGCCGCGACGGCGACACGTGAAGAGGCGCCGGGCGGCGCGCTGCGGCCGCCCGGCGCCTCTGCGAACGGTCAGCCCTTGACCGCTCCCGCCGCCAGACCCGACCCGAGCTTCCGGTGGACGATCACGAAGAAGATCATCACGGGCACGGTGACGAGCGTGGAGCTGGCCATGACCGGCCCCCAGGCCGTGGAGTTCTCGCCGAAGAACTGGTAGATGCCCACGGCCGCCGTGTACTTGTCGCTGCCCTTCATGAACGTGTACGCGAACACGAACTCGTTCCACGCCGTGATGAAGGCGAAGATGGATGTGGCGACGAGCCCCGGGGCGACCAGCGGGAGGAGCACGGACCAGAACATCCGCGGCCAGGACGCCCCGTCGATGTACGCGGCCTCCTCGACCTCCTTGGGGACGGTGGCGACGAAGCCGCGCAGCGTCCAGATGGCGAAGGGGAGCGAGAGGGCGATGTAGACGATGCTCAGGCCGAGGAGGGAGTTGAGCATGTCGTAGTCCCGCATCTGGATGAAGAGCGGGATGACGAGGGCCTCCAGCGGCACCATCTGCACGATCAGGATCATGATCAGCACGGAGGTGCGGAAGCGGAACTTGAACCGTGCCACCGCGATGGCGGCGAAGAGCGACAGCAGCGCGGCCGCGACGATCGTGGTGAGGCCGACGATCGCCGAGTTCAGCAGGTACGTGCCGAAGTTTCCCTTGTCGAAGACGAACTCGAAGTGCTCGAAGCCGATGCCGCTGGGCAGGACGTCCGAGCCGCGCAGCGACGCCTTGGGGTCGAGTGCGGTGGAGACCATCCAGTAGACGGGGAAGAGCGTGAAGAGGAGGAGCCCGACGACCGCGGCGGGCAGGCCGATGCGTGAGGCGAGCGTGGTGCGGCGGGTTGTCACAGGTCCTCCTCCCCCTGGCGGAACAGCGTGCGGATGTAGACGACGGTGATGATCAGGAGCAGCACGGTCAGCAGGACCGCGGCCGCGGCACCGGTGCCGTAGTCGTTCTTGGCGAAGGCCTGGATGTACGAGAAGACGCCCAGGTTGTAGACCTCTTCGTTGGAGCCGTCGCCGCCGGGTTGCAGGTACACCTGGGTGAACACCTTGAAGTCCCAGATGGTGGAGAGGATGGTCACCACGAGGAAGACGGGCTTGATGGTCGGCACGGTGATGTTCCAGAACCGCTGCCAGGCGTTGGCGCCGTCCAGTTCCCCGGCTTCGTACAGCTCCTTGGGGATCGTCAGGAGTCCCGCGAGGACGGTGATGGCGACGAACGGGAAGCCGTGGTGGACGACGTTGAGCGTGGCGATGGCGTAGAACGGGCCGCGTTCGGTGAACCAGTTGGTGGTCTCCGGGTCGATGAGGCCGACGGAGCCCGCGATCTGGCTGACCATGCCGTCCTGCGGCTGGAAGAGCCAGATCCACACGTATGTGCCCGTCACCGCGGGCATGGCCCAGGCGGCGAGGATCGCGACGGAGCAGATCATCCGCCAGGTGGTGCCGAGGCGGTTGAGCAGCAGCGCGACGAGGGTGCCGAGTGCGACGGTGAGGCCGACGCAGGCGAAGGCGAAGAAGACGGTGTTGGGCAGGACCGTCTTCCACAGCAGACTGCTGGAGAGCAGGTCGCTGTAGTGGTCGAAGCCGGTGAACGTGCTGGTGCCGCCGCCGAACTTGACCTCGTAGTCCTCCAGGGAGAGCTTGCCGACCTGGATCAGCGGCCACAGGAGCAGGCCCGCGAGGACCACGAGGGAGGGCGCGAGGAGCAGCCAGGGGCGGGTGAGTGTGATGAGCTTCTTGCGGCGGCGGGCCGCTTCGGCGGCGCCGTCGGGGGGCCGGGGGCCGCGGGGAGCCGGGATCTTCGGCTCCCCGCTGACGAGCGTGTCTTTCACGGTAAGTCCTTCACAGTGCCGAACTCGCCCTTTTCTACTCGTCCTTGGCGAAGATCGCGTCCATGTCCTTGGCCGCCTTGTCCGCCGCTTCCTTCACGGACGCCTTGCCGGTGAGGATCGACTGGACCATGCCGGGGATGACCTTGGAGGCCTGGATCTCGCCGTACGACTTGGTCTTGGGGACGGTCGCGCCGGCTTCCAGCATCTGCTTGGCGAAGGGCTCGACGAGCGGGTCCTTCTTCGCCTCGATCTTCTTCAGTTCGGAGTTCTGGCCGGGGAAGTAGTTGGTCTCCTCGGCCCACTTGGCGGCGAACTCGCCGGTGGTGAGCATCTTGACGAACTCCCAGGCGAGGTCCTTCTTGTCCGTGTTGAACGTGGACAGGTAGGAGCCGCCGAGGAAGGACTTGCTCATGCCGCCGTTTTGGCCCGGGATCGGCACCGCGCCGAGCTTGCCCTTGAGGTCGGGGTTGTTGTCGACGATGGCCTTCGGGGTCCAGTTGCCGCCGATGGCCATGGCGATCTCGCCCTTGTTCCAGGCGTCGCCGACCTCCTTCTCGGTCCAGGTGTTGACCTTGGCCGGGGAGACCTTGTCCTTGGTGGCGAGGCCGGTGTAGAACTCGATGCCCTTGATGGCGTCGGGCGAGTTGACGCCGGACTTCCACTTGCCGCCGGACTCGGTGGCGAGTTCGCCGCCCGCACCCCAGATGAAGGGGGCGGCGAACATCTCGGCGCCGCCCGCGACGGGGAAGGAGACGAGCTTGGGCTCCTTCTCCTTGAGCGTCTTGGCGGTCTCCTGGAGCTCCTTCCACGTGGTCGGGGGCTTCAGGTCGTGCTTCTCGAAGATGTCCTTGCGGTAGACGATGGAGCGGACGCCCGCGTACCAGGGCATGCCGTACTGCTTGCCGTCGAGGGTGCCCGCGTCCTTGAGGCCCTCGACGAGGTCGTCGTTGAGGCCCGACTTCTTCACTTCGTCCGTGACGTCGACGAGGGCGTCGGTCTCGGCGAACTGCGGCACCCAGGTGGTGCCGACCTCCGCGACGTCGGGCACCTGGTCCTCGCCGCCCTCGATGGCGGTCGTGAACTTCTTCTGGGCGCTGGCCCACTGCTGGTACTCGACCTTGATCTTGGCGCCGGTCTTCTTGGTGAAGGCCTTCTCGGCCTCCTCGAAGAAGGGGCGCGCGTCGGGGTTGGTCCCCTCCATGATCCACACGGTGAGGGTCTTGCCCTTGCCGTCGGTGGCCTTGTCGCCCGAGTCGCCGTCATCCCCACCGCACGCCGTGGCGGTCAGTCCGAGACTCATGGCGATACAACCAGCGGCGATGACACGTCGATTCATGCCGGCCCCCTCCAGGTTCCGATTGGTGGGAGCGATTGTGGTCACACCAGACGGGGGCGGTCTAGACCCATTGGTATAAGCGGCCGAACCGTAATGAGGGTTGCGGGTGACGCAACATACGCTCATAGCATTGCGCCCCATGCAACGCTCTGGTCGCACAAACGGGCGCAAACGCCACGACGCCCGCCTCAGGTCCGGTCGGGGACGAGGCGGGCGTCGCTCAGTTCCGTACGCCGTTGTACGGGACGTATCAGGGGTCGTACGGGATCAACCGTACGGGCAGTGCCGTCAGACCGTCAGGGCGCGGTCCGTGGGACGGATCGGGGCCGGCAGGTCGCTCGCGCCGGTGAGGAAGCGGTCCACACCGCGCGCCGCCGAGCGGCCCTCGGCGATCGCCCACACGATGAGCGACTGGCCGCGGCCCGCGTCACCGGCGACGAAGACGCCGGGGACGTTCGTCTGGAACTCGCCGTCGCGTGCGATGTTGCCGCGCTCGTCGAGCTCCAGGGCGAACTGGTCCACGAGGCCGTTCTCGCGGTCGGTGCCGGTGAAACCCATCGCGAGGGTGACGAGCTGCGCGGGGATCTTCCGCTCGGTGCCGGGCTTCGGGGTCAACTTGCCCTCGATGAACTCCACCTCGACGAGGTGCAGGAACTGGACGTTGCCGTCCTCGTCGCCCTCGAAGTGGGTGGTGTTGACGGCGTAGACCCGCTCGCCGCCCTCCTCGTGCGCGGAGGTGACCTTGTACAGCATGGGGAAGGTCGGCCACGGCTGGTGCGGGGCACGCTCCTCGCCCGGCTTCGGCATGATCTCCAGCTGCGTCACGGAGGCCGCGCCCTGGCGGTGGGCGGTGCCCACGCAGTCCGCGCCCGTGTCGCCGCCGCCGATGACGACGACGTGCTTGCCCTCGGCGGAGACGGGCGTGGTGACGTAGTCGCCCTCCTGGACCTTGTTGGCCAGGGGCAGGTACTCCATCGCCTGGTAGATGCCCTTGAGCTCACGGCCGGGGACGGGCAGGTCGCGGGCGGTGGTGGAACCCGCGGCGATGACGACCGCGTCGTAGCGCCTGCGGAGCTTCGCCGCGTCGATGTCGCGGCCGATCTCCACACCGGTGCGGAACTTGGTGCCCTCCGCGCGCATCTGCTCGATGCGGCGGTTGATGTGCCGCTTCTCCATCTTGAACTCGGGGATGCCGTAGCGGAGCAGGCCGCCGATGCGGTCGGCGCGCTCGTAGACGGCGACGGTGTGGCCGGCCCGCGTCAGCTGCTGGGCTGCGGCGAGACCCGCCGGGCCCGAACCGATGACCGCGACGGTCTTGCCGGAGAGCCGCTCGGGCGCCTGCGGCTTCACGTCGTTGGCGTCCCACGCCTTGTCGATGATGGAGACTTCGACGTTCTTGATGGTGACGGCCGGCTGGTTGATGCCGAGCACGCACGCCGCCTCACAGGGCGCCGGGCACAGCCGGCCCGTGAACTCCGGGAAGTTGTTCGTGGCGTGCAGGCGCTCGGACGCCGCCGACCAGTCCTCGCGGTACGCGTAGTCGTTCCACTCCGGGATCAGGTTCCCCAGCGGGCAGCCGTTGTGGCAGAACGGGATGCCGCAGTCCATGCAGCGCGAGGCCTGCTTGGAGATGATCGGGAGGAGCGAGCCGGGAACGTAGACCTCGTTCCAGTCCTTGACGCGCTCGCCGACCGGGCGGGTCTGCGCGACCTCGCGGCCGTGGTTGAGAAAGCCCTTGGGATCAGCCATTGGTCGCCGCCTCCATCATCTTCTCGGTGATCTCGGTCTCGGAGAGACCGGCTCGCTCCGCGGCGTCCTTGGCGGCGAGCACTGCCTTGTACGTGCTGGGGATGATCCTGCTGAAGCGGTCCACTGCCGTGTCCCACTCCGCCAGGAGCTTCTCGGCGACCGTGGAGCCCGTCTCCTCGTGGTGGCGGCGCACGACGTCGTGCAGCCACTGCTTGTCGGTCTCGTCCAGCGGCTCGACGGCCGACAGGTTCCCCGCGTTGACGTTGTCGCGGTCGAGGTCGATCACGTACGCGATGCCGCCCGACATGCCGGCCGCGAAGTTGCGGCCCGTCTCGCCGAGGATCACCGCGTGCCCGCCGGTCATGTACTCGCAGCCGTGGTCGCCCACGCCCTCCGAGACCACGGTCGCACCCGAGTTGCGGACGCAGAACCGCTCACCGGTGCGGCCGCGCAGGAACAGCTCGCCGCCGGTCGCGCCGTACGCGATGGTGTTGCCCGCGATCGTCGAGTACTCGGCGAGGTGGTCGGCGCCCCGGTCCGGGCGGACGATGATCCGGCCGCCGGACAGGCCCTTGCCGACGTAGTCGTTGGCGTCGCCCTCCAGGCGCAGCGTCACGCCGCGCGGCACGAACGCGCCGAAGGACTGGCCCGCCGATCCGGTGAAGGTGATGTCGATGGTGTCGTCGGGCAGACCCGCGCCGCCGAACTTCTTCGTCACCTCGTGGCCGAGCATGGTGCCGACCGTGCGGTTGATGTTGCGGATGGCGACCTGCGCGCGGACCGGGTGGGCGTCCGTCGCGCTGGACGCGGCGAGGGCGTCGGCGGCGAGCTTGATCAGCTCGTTGTCGAGCGCCTT
This window encodes:
- a CDS encoding SDR family NAD(P)-dependent oxidoreductase, whose amino-acid sequence is MRHGLDGKVVLITGAGRGQGAAEARLFAAAGARVVVTDVRKDEGREVAGSLGGRGLFVRHDVADAESWASAVAEALGAFGRLDVLVNNAALWRTASVEDETYGNFEALLRVNLLGPFLGIQAVLPALKEAGGGSVVNVSSTAGLVGVPGHAAYGSTKFGLRGLTRSAALDLAKYRVRVNSVHPGAVDTPMISAASAGRDWSHLPLGRMGRPEEVGELVLFLASDASSYVTGAEFTVDGGSTTG
- a CDS encoding carbohydrate ABC transporter permease codes for the protein MTTRRTTLASRIGLPAAVVGLLLFTLFPVYWMVSTALDPKASLRGSDVLPSGIGFEHFEFVFDKGNFGTYLLNSAIVGLTTIVAAALLSLFAAIAVARFKFRFRTSVLIMILIVQMVPLEALVIPLFIQMRDYDMLNSLLGLSIVYIALSLPFAIWTLRGFVATVPKEVEEAAYIDGASWPRMFWSVLLPLVAPGLVATSIFAFITAWNEFVFAYTFMKGSDKYTAAVGIYQFFGENSTAWGPVMASSTLVTVPVMIFFVIVHRKLGSGLAAGAVKG
- a CDS encoding carbohydrate ABC transporter permease yields the protein MPAPRGPRPPDGAAEAARRRKKLITLTRPWLLLAPSLVVLAGLLLWPLIQVGKLSLEDYEVKFGGGTSTFTGFDHYSDLLSSSLLWKTVLPNTVFFAFACVGLTVALGTLVALLLNRLGTTWRMICSVAILAAWAMPAVTGTYVWIWLFQPQDGMVSQIAGSVGLIDPETTNWFTERGPFYAIATLNVVHHGFPFVAITVLAGLLTIPKELYEAGELDGANAWQRFWNITVPTIKPVFLVVTILSTIWDFKVFTQVYLQPGGDGSNEEVYNLGVFSYIQAFAKNDYGTGAAAAVLLTVLLLIITVVYIRTLFRQGEEDL
- a CDS encoding sugar ABC transporter substrate-binding protein — protein: MSLGLTATACGGDDGDSGDKATDGKGKTLTVWIMEGTNPDARPFFEEAEKAFTKKTGAKIKVEYQQWASAQKKFTTAIEGGEDQVPDVAEVGTTWVPQFAETDALVDVTDEVKKSGLNDDLVEGLKDAGTLDGKQYGMPWYAGVRSIVYRKDIFEKHDLKPPTTWKELQETAKTLKEKEPKLVSFPVAGGAEMFAAPFIWGAGGELATESGGKWKSGVNSPDAIKGIEFYTGLATKDKVSPAKVNTWTEKEVGDAWNKGEIAMAIGGNWTPKAIVDNNPDLKGKLGAVPIPGQNGGMSKSFLGGSYLSTFNTDKKDLAWEFVKMLTTGEFAAKWAEETNYFPGQNSELKKIEAKKDPLVEPFAKQMLEAGATVPKTKSYGEIQASKVIPGMVQSILTGKASVKEAADKAAKDMDAIFAKDE
- a CDS encoding glutamate synthase subunit beta, which produces MADPKGFLNHGREVAQTRPVGERVKDWNEVYVPGSLLPIISKQASRCMDCGIPFCHNGCPLGNLIPEWNDYAYREDWSAASERLHATNNFPEFTGRLCPAPCEAACVLGINQPAVTIKNVEVSIIDKAWDANDVKPQAPERLSGKTVAVIGSGPAGLAAAQQLTRAGHTVAVYERADRIGGLLRYGIPEFKMEKRHINRRIEQMRAEGTKFRTGVEIGRDIDAAKLRRRYDAVVIAAGSTTARDLPVPGRELKGIYQAMEYLPLANKVQEGDYVTTPVSAEGKHVVVIGGGDTGADCVGTAHRQGAASVTQLEIMPKPGEERAPHQPWPTFPMLYKVTSAHEEGGERVYAVNTTHFEGDEDGNVQFLHLVEVEFIEGKLTPKPGTERKIPAQLVTLAMGFTGTDRENGLVDQFALELDERGNIARDGEFQTNVPGVFVAGDAGRGQSLIVWAIAEGRSAARGVDRFLTGASDLPAPIRPTDRALTV